ggtaaaagtgtaacttcgaaaattaaagggcataaattgtgaaatgaattagaattgaattaaatgctgatgaatgaataaatttgcattttagatcgagaacctgaaacaagtcgaggaaaagaaaaagtagccgattagtccctgaacttttacaaattctgcaaatcgatccaggtaagttcatatggctgaaatttaatgattaaatgttaatttcatgaattatacaatgtatgatgaaatgtatttattgttgaaatgagaataaaataaaaatgtgaaaatcgaataaatgatcaaataagtggaacaccggatttgagtacttctgatcagaaacaaagtgataagtggctacacttatctgatcaagaaacaaagtgataagtggttacacttatctgatcaagaaacaaagtgataagtggttacacttatctgatcaagagacaaagtgataagtggctacacttatctgatcaagtgataaagtgataagtggtagcttcagctacacttatctgatcaagtggcaaagtgataagtggtagcctagctacacttatctgatcaaggacaagtgataagaggtcatatgtcaaagtgaaagtgaagtactcaattttccgtaaccgttccttaattttgatcaaggatggtaagtgacaaatgggcccaaaggaattatggtaaaagaataagtagtagtgagtttataccaaggaactcaccaaagattgtggttgacaggtaaatttagtaatggtgtatattgtataagtgtacaagtgtttggtaagatttatgttttatgcctatgaacttactaagcttttctataagcttacatgtgtgtgtttattgtttttgtagattaacgtatttatacattcggaggatcggatctacatcaagaatcacactatccagatatactccggtagtttatgttaagcaactttttggatttatatggcatgtatagggaattgaagtgaaaagtaaatttgaatgttatggttgcgttagatatcgaaatatatacatgttttagtttgaaatggttgattggttgaacttcattagtatttaaatgaagtagatgaaatactggaattggttgtgatttgaaatttgcagggaatgttagacaattataaaggggttatattgaatttttttaaaaattgcaatggagcagttcttggacagcagcattgatgtaacttttaaaaatcaccaaaaatagtggaaataaattagaagttgagtgagatatgaaattaaagctgaaagagtctactttcatataaaagaagtggagtaagcaaaagaattatatacttttagatatttgaattttagtgaaacagggcaagaatgtttttgaagtcccctgttctgactttagaaattcattaaaaattgtacagaaggaatttgagttataatttatatgtatagactccttaatgagtctattttcagtagaaataagtttaatcaccatatgaagcctttaataagagataattaaattttagtgatgagtggttaggatagtcgattagtgaaacaggggagacttcaactaataaacgtactaattggctaaagaaaaaaattctgaaaaatttatgatgaatagatatatgagtctagtttatggaaaatttacggatctaaatttcgagttttgtagctgaattataattattttagtgactgctgtacaggaggacagctttattatgaatgataattaatttgaaataaattttatgcCGAACTTTTAATNNNNNNNNNNNNNNNNNNNNNNNNNNNNNNNNNNNNNNNNNNNNNNNNNNNNNNNNNNNNNNNNNNNNNNNNNNNNNNNNNNNNNNNNNNNNNNNNNNNNNNNNNNNNNNNNNNNNNNNNNNNNNNNNNNNNNNNNNNNNNNNNNNNNNNNNNNNNNNNNNNNNNNNNNNNNNNNNNNNNNNNNNNNNNNNNNNNNNNNNNNNNNNNNNNNNNNNNNNNNNNNNNNNNNNNNNNNNNNNNNNNNNNNNNNNNNNNNNNNNNNNNNNNNNNNNNNNNNNNNNNNNNNNNNNNNNNNNNNNNNNNNNNNNNNNNNNNNNNNNNNNNNNNNNNNNNNNNNNNNNNNNNNNNNNNNNNNNNNNNNNNNNNNNNNNNNNNNNNNNNNNNNNNNNNNNNNNNNNNNNNNNNNNNNNNNNNNNNNNNNNNNNNNNNNNNNNNNNNNNNNNNNNNNNNNNNNNNNNNNNNNNNNNNNNNNNNNNNNNNNNNNNNNNNNNNNNNNNNNNTACTGATAATGATAATGTTAATTCATGAATATACaagtatgatgaaatgtatttattgttgaaatgagaataaaataaaaatgtgaaaatcgaataaatgatcaaattaagtggaacaccggatttgagtacttctgatcaagaaacaaagtgataagtggctacacttatctgatcaagaaacaaagtgataagtggttacacttatctgatcaagaaacaaagtgataagtggttacacttatctgatcaagagacaaagtgataagtggctacacttatctgatcaagtgataaagtgataagtggtagcttcagctacacttatctgatcaagtggcaaagtgataagtggtagcctagctacacttatctgatcaaggacaagtgataagaggtcatatgtcaaagtgaaagtgaagtactcaattttccgtaaccgttccttaattttgatcaaggatggtaagtgacaaatgggcccaaaggaattatggtaaaagaataagtagtagtgagtttataccaaggaactcaccaaagattgtggttgacaggtaaatttagtaatggtgtatattgtataagtgtacaagtgtttggtaagatttatgttttatgcctatgaacttactaagcttttctataagcttacatgtgtgtgtttattgtttttgtagattaacgtatttatacattcggaggatcggatctacatcaagaatcacactatccagatatactccggtagtttatgttaagcaactttttggatttatatggcatgtatagggaattgaagtgaaaagtaaatttgaatgttatggttgcgttagatatcgaaatatatacatgtttttagtttgaaatggttgattggttgaacttcattagtatttaaatgaagtagatgaaatactggaattggttgtgatttgaaatttgcagggaatgttagacaattataaaggggttatattgaattttttaaaaattgcaatggagcagttcttggacagcagcattgatgtaacttttaaaaatcaccaaaaatagtggaaatataattagaagttgagtgagatatgaaattaaagctgaaagagtctactttcatataaaagaagtggagtaagcaaaagaattatatacttttagatatttgaattttagtgaaacagggcaagaatgtttttgaagtcccctgttctgactttagaaattcattaaaaattgtacagaaggaattttgagttataatttatatgtatagactccttaatgagtctattttcagtagaaataagtttaatcaccatatgaagcctttaataagagataattaaattttagtgatgagtggttaggatagtcgattagtgaaacaggggagacttcaactaataaactgtactaattggctaaagaaaaaaattctgaaaaatttatgatgaatagatatatgagtctagttttatggaaaatttacggatctaaatttcgagttttgtagcttgaattataattattttagtgactgctgtacaggaggacagctttattatgaatgatgaaattaaatttgaaagtaaatttttatgccccgaacttttaagttaagtcaagtaacgcctcatgctcgactccgaccatggtctcgggtaaggggtgttacatatagaaTTAAAACCTATGTTATAGAatataactaaaaatataaaattaatataaaagtattttagtaaatatatcaaGTTGGGCAAATTTCACCTAAGCCTAATCTTGCCCTGACCACAAAAATCTTGTGTTTTAAAGCCTAcctcgaattttttttaaagcctTTTAACAAGTCAGGACAGATCAAAATTTGTTGGATTCAATTTTTAATAGAttaaacaattaataattttgtttattgtttttaatatttaagataaaaggagattagggtaaactacataaTTGGTGATTtaactttcataaatttttattttaggcatcaaaataaaaaaaattgcaaaagagGACTGTTGTTAACAACTTTCATTTTGGTTACCCGCcattagacctgtccatgggccgggcggctcggcccggcccgacggcccgccggaaatatgggagggttcgggtaaaaatataggcctgaaatatgggcttgggcaaaaaaaagaggcccgtttaaaaaacgggccgggccttgGGCACAACTTTTTGGCctaggcccggcccggcccgaatataataaatatatttttaattttaaaagacttttaaaatatttttatttttatttatttttaaaataattttttaatgtttattaaaaaatgggccgggccgggctcgggcttatgatatttttcccgggccgggcatgggcaaaattttaggcccatatttcgggcaggGCCAGGGCCTAGGAGGCGGGCCGaaaattttttctgggcccggcccgaacTCGGCCCATTGACAGGTCTACTCGCCATTAATTTaggattaaaaaatattattatacattcattttagtcacttaattgtgttagttttcattttagttaattgtttcatttttttagaattaactCTAATAAAggggaaataaaataaattaaaaagataaatttgctTTTCCTTTAAAAACTTAACTCCAATATTTTGCTTactgaaaaaaaaactaaagtaatgttttttttaaaaagtaaaatattatctCTCTAAAAAAAATCCAGATTTACCCTTTACtgaaataaaccaaaattaattataaaaaggaaaaagataagataaaataggttattaaaatgaaaaattagtaaaattaatTGACTAAAAATAAGTGTAAAATAATATTACCTAATCTTAAATTAACGAtacatgatcaaaataaaaataactattaacGAGAGTACCCttattacaaattttttattttccatgtaCAAACTAAAAGCTTATAATTTTTCATGAACAACAATATGGTTTACCTTTACCAAATAATTTTAGAAAGTGCTAACAGCTCTAATATGTCACCTTTTGGCATTTGAAGAATTAAGAGGACATGGTATCCAACTGTCCCTGGAACCAGCAGAGGATAAGCTTTATTTTATCCAATTGAAGACCACCAGTGCTCAACTTCAGCTTGAGATATCATATATATTTTCTGGAGAAAAGTAACATTCTAACATttcttttctctaatttttatgaatttcatcTTTAAATTTGTTATCCacagtttttaaatttaaattttcttaaataatttattttttaagaccATTAATATAAGGGCattgttattttgaaaaatatataaaatttttaaaaaaatattagaaactTTATAACATACGTGTATATGTGAAAActacacatttaaaacataaatgtgtgtttgaaaataatatacaataaataataaaacatatggtttgaaataaatttaataataacacatgaaatatattattattaatagtataaatatatgattgatgaatgtaataaaatgtatatattaaaacaGAAAtgtataaaaactattaaaataaaagtttagtTGATTGGTAAGTTTAAAGTTTTATTAATCCAATTGGCATATGTTCAAATCccactatttaaatttttaagttttttgttaaaataaaaaaaattaaaatacttttgaataatataaattattttaattatggaatGACATTTCGTAATTTCTCTCACCAAGTTAATGACCCGGCTGAAGGTAacaccaatttaatgtaacacttaataaataatatagataaaaaaatgctaaaaatgtGCGTCCGCAATGAATATTGAGAGGGGCGAACAAATGTAAAGTTGTAGTTATAGCCCCTTAAagataattacattataaattaataaagggtaaaattatactttgaccccaaaaaatttaaaaaatgtatttagtcccttcaaaaaaatgaaatcataatttaatacataataaaatccATATTTTGACATCTCaagattttataatttaattttgacccccTAAAAAGAATTTTGAATTTATCCCTAAATATCGACATACAAGAACACATAATTCATGTGAATCTAAATATCCACTCATCCATATTCATTATccacataattttttaataattttatatttttataatttcacataataaattctcaattttagtttttttgttttttttgaattttgatgaaatgaaCTTGGACATGACTTTGTTAAAATTCGTTCTCAACAtgcagttttttttaaaaaaatatgtttttttttctactttaaaaaaataatttaaaaatctcaaattttatatttttataaatgatctaagtttatatatttttgaaaatttttcaggtttttaaatttttataaatttctaaatttatatatatttgaaatattttaggtttttctttataaatttcaatactttttatattttaaaaaattcatttagtggtatcacaCTTACTCAAAGTATCCTACATGAGTTAGTAGGATTTTTGTTTTCCCTAGTATAAAAATTTGAGTTATTTGGTAATAAAGTTGTCGTGATTTAAGGGATAAACTTTTGACTATTCATCTTTATAATAAAAGGATAATCTTTCACAAGTTGACCAATTGATCATGGATTGTTTATTTATAGGGACTATCATTTGAAAATCATTTAAACCTTCGAGAGAGGAGTTTTTACACAGATGACAGAAGAGAGGGTTTTAGTACAAGCGAATTTTGAaagtataatatattattactaattaGACTTGAAACATTAAAGTTTATTGGCtttgattaaaaataacaatGTTATAACTGGAATAAGTTACACGGGACATGTTTCCAGGAATGGTACTCTTGAGCAACTACAAAATGGATAATTTGGGTCATTTTGCATCTTTTGAAGAGAAACGGCTAGTTTGAAAGTATATCCTTAAGATTGTCAAAAGAAGAAAATCcttaagtggctgtaaataactTAAGATCGAATCCAGAGACAACTTTTGGTTTGTCGGGGTTAGCGTTCACTTGGAGAAAAAATCCTGTGTGCAGGTTTGGGTTTTTGAAATTGGAGAGTCATACCTTTCTTGGTTAGTACTTATCATTTGTACAACGATAGgtaaaagatatttttaaaatattttaatggaTATTGAAACGGTACAAGAATTAAGAAAACTAGATTCCTTATCAgagtgaaaaatatttttaaaaatagttatatttttcgaatgattatttttaatataaattattattttagtgggTAACTTTTTTAAAAGAGTAAAATATAAATGTATCTTAGTTTAATAAGTCTATTATAAGTAAATTGTAGTATTCGAATTGATGCTACTGATATTAAGCTCAATTAATTGATGattatattcataatttattttcaaataaattacaTTGTCTCTCAACTAAGAAAGTGGGCAAAAAAAACTCAGATTTCATTACTTTTTGAACAAGTCTTTCTACTATGGAGAGTGTGAAGATATAGATCATCTCTTCCAAGAATGCAATTTTGCAAGAGCGGTGTGATTCGGTTCCTCTACAGGAATCCAAACATGTTGTCAAAACACTAACTCAATTCACAAATGAATTTGTGCGATCCTAAAGCAAACGAGTTAATGAATGGCAAGCAATTGAGAGACATTCACAAGTTTTGTCATTATCTTATGAAGCTTTAAGATCTTGTTTGAAGGAAGCTACCCAAACTCGATCACAGTCATTAAATTTGCCACTGAGCTAGCTCATCCCACTATCATGGCATACTCAAGCTGGAACACCCCAAAGGTAAAGAAATATAGAAAATCCCTAGTCATAGCAAACTCTGAACCAACCACATACTATTACATTTTCCTCAAACGGGAGAGGAGGAATTCAGAGGTGAGTGGGGTTATCATTATTAAAACCCATGATCTTAGAACATAGAACATTGAGGGTTGTTCGTGAAAGTTcgtcaaaattttaattagaaacaCAAAATTACGTGCAAACTTTGTCACATAATTAACAAACTGTATATATTAGAGTTGTATGACtcaaattttaagaaattgtttacaagtcaagttaaacaaaatatatcttatttctagaagatttagtatttatgagcataatatatttaacatttattaacataatatatttaactttaattagaattaagtttttttatcctataaatagatatagtcgGAATTACTCTTaaaatcattcgaattcgacataatgataataaagtaataataaaattttatagaatAAAGTGAGGCCCCACTCTTTATTGTAAAGGAGAAGAATTAATTATCACATGTCCACTAGTTAAGGAtttggaaaaataataaatagaaatagaaTTGATATCTCAACTATACTAAATTTATGATTTGCCATTGACCCTAGCTGACCCAGTCATTAAAAACAAGACCCCAGTCATTGAAAACAATACCCTGCCCGAATTCATTGAAACCAGAGTATTTTGTAACGTCAATTTTAAATTAAGATTCTCGAAGATCTGAGAGGAGTcaacaaaattattaataaatttttttgtcatatCTCACATGATCCTATTTAATAATACAATTTCACGTGAAAGGTTTTTTCATgttactttcttttctcttttaattattcattcttgcaatttgttttttttcctcAATTCTTTAACTAACCGTTGAAGGCATCATTTCTGATTCTTCAATAATGTTTATATACATTGAAACTATTTCGAATATCATTATTGTAGTTTAAATTAGAATGTTTTAGAATTAATTCTCAATTTGATATAAAGCATCAAAGGATACTAAACTATTTTTCATTAATGTTCTTTAGCGTATACCCACCTGACCAGTTTTTCGTTAAGGCTGGTCTTGAAAATAGAAACCCATACATTATAAAGTGACCCACTTTATATATGCTGCTTCAAGTTCTATTGAAGTAGCATATTTTGGATATGCGGCGGTGGTCACAGATGAAAGGAAACTGTTTTGGGAAGAAGgagtattattatttaatgtagTGGAGATAAAATACGCTGAGGATGCTAATATATTGTCAGGTGTTAGTCCAAGgagaggatttttttttaaattaactcaaatatattataaaatcttGTAGAAGTAcgaaattataagaaaatatataaaggaatatttatagaattaaaacatatgttataaaatataactaaaaatagaaatttaatataaaagtattttagTAAATATATCGAGTTGGGCAAATTTCACCTAAGTCTAATCTTGACCTGACCAAAAAAATCTTGTGTTTTAAAGCCTACCTCGAATTTTTTTAAAGCCTTTTAACAAGTCGGGACAGATCAAAATTTGTTGGATTCAATTTTTAgtagattaaataattaataattttgtttactgtttttaatatttaagataaaaGGAGATTAGGGATAAACTACATAATTGGTCATTTaactttcatatatttttattttaggcatcaaaataaaaaaaattgcaataagAGGACTGCCGTTACCAAAAACTTTCATTTTGGTTATCCGCCATTAATTTgggattaaaaaatattattatacacttattttagtcacttagttttgttagtttttattttagttaattgtttattttttagaattaactCTAATAAAGggggaaataaaataaattaaaaagataaatttgtttttcctttaaaaaattaactcCAATATTTTGCTTACtgagaaaaaaatttaactaatgttaaaaaaaaagtaaaatattatctCTCTAAAAAAACCTAGATTTCCCCTTtactgaaataaaataaaattaattataaaaacgaaaaaatataagataaaataggttattaaaatgaaaaattattaaaattaaatgattaaaataagtGTAAAATAATATTACCTAATCTTAAATTAAAGAtacattatcaaaataaaaataattattaacaaGAGTACCCttattacaaattttttattttccatgtattttagAAAGTGCCTAACAGCTCTAACAGCTCTAAAATTAAGAGGACATGGTGTCCAACTGTCCCTGGAACCAGCAGAGGATAAGCTTTATTTTATCCAATTGAATACCACCAGTCCTCAACTTCAGCTTGAGATCATATATATTTTCTGGAGAAAAGTAACATTCTAACATTTCTTTTCACTAACTTTTatgaatttctttaaatttttataaatttctaaatttatatatatttgaaatattttaagtttttctttataaatttcaatactttttatattttaaaaaatccatTTAGTGATATCACACTTACTCAAAGTATCCTACACGAGTTAGTGGGATTTTTGTTTTCCTAGTATAAAAATTTGAgttatttggtaataaaattgtCGTGATTTAAGGGATAAACTTTTAACTATTCATCTTTATAATAAAAGGATAATCTTTCACAAGTTGACTAATTGATCATGGATTGTTTATTTATAGGGactatcatttaaaaatcatttaaccCTTCGAGAGAGGAATTTTTACATAGATGACAGAAAAGGGGGTTTTTAGTGCAAGCGAATTTTGAAAGTATGCACACAAAAGTGTACAACATCAAGACCGTAGTAATCATAAAAGGTCGAGTAATTTAATAGTAATCGGTGCTTGTACCGTTTACTTTACTAGGGTGTGATCAACCAAGTGGCCTAaacaatttctatatttttacatTACAATAATATCAATCAACTTTGCTTTGAATTTCATGGATGTTGAACAGAAGTTGAGGAGGAACCAGACCATGCTGTTGAACTTGAATATATTGATGATTGAGTAATCGGGGTGATTTCACTACTCTTCCGAGACTGCATTTGGTTAAATTGGTCTTTTAGTACTCCAAATCTCGACTCATCAGCAAAGATACTTGGGTCCATAATTAATTTAGGAACAAGGGCTCGACCTTCAAGCATGTTTACTACTTCAGACATGGTCGGTCTAAGTGCTGGGGATGAATTAGTGCACAATAAAGCAACCTTTGCCATCCTAATTGCCTCTTCTTCATTGAACTCCTTCCCCAACCTTGGATCCACCAGCTCCATTAAGTTTCCCTTTTGTTGCAAAACTAGAGCCTGAAATACATTGATGACATAATGGAACTTCAACATTAACTAAATTAACATGAGTAAGGCATTAATGACTTTGCAGAAGTTCAATGCACCAATCAGTTACAATGCATGGATGTTTCTATGATGATATTCTCATATTATAACTTGAAACATGGATTATATCTTACCCGATCTTGAAGGCATACATAATCGCCTTCTGGTCGATATTTTGTATTGTTCTTCCCGGCAACAATCTCTAATGCAACAATCCCGAAACTATAAACATCTGCCTTGTAGGTCAGATAGCCCCATAATGCATATTCTGGGGCCATGTATCCTCTGCAAAAATTGGAGCTTTAAGCACAACATTCTCATGCATATCAACTTTGTTCACCTTTCCATAAGCAAGGTTGGAGGCTTTGATCTCATTTTTACTGCTTTATAGTTTAAATATTGATGCATCATTCAATTTGCAGTACGTAATATTTTGTCTATGATGGTAGCAGCTTGACAAATCTATTGTTTTGTTTGATTCAACTAAAACATGCAATGATGATCAGCAGATGAAAACAGAGGGGAGGTCGCTCACATAGTTCCAGCAATTCTGGTGCTAATATGGGTGTTTTCCCCTTCATCAAACTTGGCCAAACCGAAGTCGGAGATCTTAGCATTGAGATTGCTATCAAGTAGCACATTGGTAGATTTGATGTCTCGATGTACAATTGTTAAACTCGATTCTTCGTGCAGGAAAGCTAGACCTTTTGCTATGTCAAGACAAATTTTCTGCCTACTAGGCCAGTCCAATATCAGCCGGCTTTCTTGAGGACCTACTCATTGACACCGGCCAATCCAGtgaaattcaattcatcaaacaATTGTCGGTACAGAGTGTTGAGATCTTTTCTCtctttaacttttataaaatcaATATCAACATTTTCTTTGCTTGTGGGGACATGGAAGCGTCCAAAGGAGGACAAGGACACTCGCTCAATGTGGTTCCAATCACAGAACCATCAAAGAAAGGGGGAATAAAAGAGGTTTAGGACATTAAGCTTACCGAATAAAGCATGTGCAAGGCTATTATTTTCCATGTATTCATATACCAATAACAGCTGAGTTCCCTCAACGCAACATCCATACAATCTAACAACATTCGGGTGTTGTAATCCTGAAATCATGCCTAGTTCATTCAGAAATTCTCGGTCTCCTTGTCTTGATTTTGAAGAAAGTTTTTTAATCGCAATTATGGTGCCATCAAGCAATACACCCTACAGCAGAggtataacatagaatttttgttatatatttcATCACATAACACATACTCCGAAACATCATAAATTCAGTAAACAAAAAGCACGTTATGCAGGTACCTTGTAGACAGCTCCAAAACCACCTTCTCCAATTTTATTTGCAGCGTCAAAGTAGTTCGTAGCAGCTTTCATTTGTATAAAGGTAAAAAAGCCAGTCTGCAGATCTAACCCCCTCAAGACTTGGACAAGATTGAGGGAACCAATTGAATTACACATTCAATAAGCTTGAAAAACATGCATACGTTCAAATAGAACATCCTAGAGAAATTATCTTGAAGTATAAAATTGTAGATTCAAGTTTGTTAGAGTACCTTGTTCCCTTGATGGCTTGGATCGAAAATAGCCTTTCCACCATAGAATACCTAAGATTACCAAAATCAGGCACAGAACAGAAACAACAGCTCCCACTACAAACTTCAAATTCTTTTCCCATGCATTGAGAACTTGAGGCTTGTGATCTACCAACAAAAGGGAAGAAAAGGTACTAACAGTTATTCTCAAACTTCATCTCCTGAAGTAACACTGCATGTGCATATCATATGGCAGTAAAAATGTTAAGACTTATCTGAAAATATAAGTACTTAAGACAGTATCAGATGCTTAAAATTTCCTTTTGAGAAAATTTAGGCACATAAAGTGGGTCTTATGTTGCTGTGTCAGTTTACAGTAAAGTTCTACTAGAGTCAGCTACCAAGAATCTATACCATGCAGACAATAGGTTAAGGGAAACTCCATTATTGCTTCACGTCATTTACATGTTAATCCACTTTGAATTAAACAAATTTGacaattaagaaaagaaaatccCAAATATAACTGGGAGATTGAGTAAGCACATGAGAAGAACGAATGGCTATTTTAATTATAGATCTTACCAGAGTCTACTGAGATAGCTGATATCAAGGGACCATATGTTCCTCTTCTTGGGATTGCAGTAGTCCCCTTCCCAGCCCAGTGAAAGCGTATTGTCAAAGTTTTGTTCCTCACAACAGTTTTAAATTTCCTTATGAC
The genomic region above belongs to Gossypium hirsutum isolate 1008001.06 chromosome D05, Gossypium_hirsutum_v2.1, whole genome shotgun sequence and contains:
- the LOC107905833 gene encoding probable leucine-rich repeat receptor-like serine/threonine-protein kinase At3g14840 isoform X5 → MVFFHPHFRSYYILKQCKKVLHRNYLKGIIPHEWAALKLETLSVAMNHITGPIPGYLGNITTLKYLSLENNQFSGTIPPEFGRLVKLENLILNANYLTGKFPSSLANLSNLKELRISSNNFTGKIPNIFQSWKQLEKLEIQASGFEGPIPSSLALLHNLVELRISDLPGEGSKFPNLKNMKNMYRLMLRSCNVSGTIPDYIWEFPQVQILDLSFNKLEGNISDSESPTETQYMYLTKNSLAGHIPEWMSIRDSRYQIDLSYNNFSESHQSLSCRENLNLFQSFSGGKNLGPDNCLKNLPCSKDWYSVNINCGGGATTINGVDYEADEDLGGPAKYFPLGETWETSSTGLFWDIDVTSRDFIAQNVSILRIKNSELYTRARLSPLSLTYYFRCLANGNYTVTLHFAEIVIRDNRSYQSLGRRIFDVYVQEKLELKDFNIKNEEKGVDKAVIRKFKTVVRNKTLTIRFHWAGKGTTAIPRRGTYGPLISAISVDSDHKPQVLNAWEKNLKFVVGAVVSVLCLILVILGILWWKGYFRSKPSREQVLRGLDLQTGFFTFIQMKAATNYFDAANKIGEGGFGAVYKGVLLDGTIIAIKKLSSKSRQGDREFLNELGMISGLQHPNVVRLYGCCVEGTQLLLVYEYMENNSLAHALFGPQESRLILDWPSRQKICLDIAKGLAFLHEESSLTIVHRDIKSTNVLLDSNLNAKISDFGLAKFDEGENTHISTRIAGTIGYMAPEYALWGYLTYKADVYSFGIVALEIVAGKNNTKYRPEGDYVCLQDRALVLQQKGNLMELVDPRLGKEFNEEEAIRMAKVALLCTNSSPALRPTMSEVVNMLEGRALVPKLIMDPSIFADESRFGVLKDQFNQMQSRKSSEITPITQSSIYSSSTAWSGSSSTSVQHP
- the LOC107905833 gene encoding probable leucine-rich repeat receptor-like serine/threonine-protein kinase At3g14840 isoform X4, with amino-acid sequence MSYCSHGRILMVFFHPHFRSYYILKQLLHRNYLKGIIPHEWAALKLETLSVAMNHITGPIPGYLGNITTLKYLSLENNQFSGTIPPEFGRLVKLENLILNANYLTGKFPSSLANLSNLKELRISSNNFTGKIPNIFQSWKQLEKLEIQASGFEGPIPSSLALLHNLVELRISDLPGEGSKFPNLKNMKNMYRLMLRSCNVSGTIPDYIWEFPQVQILDLSFNKLEGNISDSESPTETQYMYLTKNSLAGHIPEWMSIRDSRYQIDLSYNNFSESHQSLSCRENLNLFQSFSGGKNLGPDNCLKNLPCSKDWYSVNINCGGGATTINGVDYEADEDLGGPAKYFPLGETWETSSTGLFWDIDVTSRDFIAQNVSILRIKNSELYTRARLSPLSLTYYFRCLANGNYTVTLHFAEIVIRDNRSYQSLGRRIFDVYVQEKLELKDFNIKNEEKGVDKAVIRKFKTVVRNKTLTIRFHWAGKGTTAIPRRGTYGPLISAISVDSDHKPQVLNAWEKNLKFVVGAVVSVLCLILVILGILWWKGYFRSKPSREQVLRGLDLQTGFFTFIQMKAATNYFDAANKIGEGGFGAVYKGVLLDGTIIAIKKLSSKSRQGDREFLNELGMISGLQHPNVVRLYGCCVEGTQLLLVYEYMENNSLAHALFGPQESRLILDWPSRQKICLDIAKGLAFLHEESSLTIVHRDIKSTNVLLDSNLNAKISDFGLAKFDEGENTHISTRIAGTIGYMAPEYALWGYLTYKADVYSFGIVALEIVAGKNNTKYRPEGDYVCLQDRALVLQQKGNLMELVDPRLGKEFNEEEAIRMAKVALLCTNSSPALRPTMSEVVNMLEGRALVPKLIMDPSIFADESRFGVLKDQFNQMQSRKSSEITPITQSSIYSSSTAWSGSSSTSVQHP